A single window of Drosophila suzukii chromosome 3, CBGP_Dsuzu_IsoJpt1.0, whole genome shotgun sequence DNA harbors:
- the alpha-Est10 gene encoding esterase B1 has product MTTRFMDILKLTFKVLSFKYEQRKLATCIYSVIKTKLGPVRGVKRNTIWGESYFSFEKIPYAKPPLGELRFKAPEPVEPWDRELDCTSAAEKPLQTHPLFRKYAGSEDCLYLNVYARDLQPNKLRPVMVWLYGGGFQVGEASRDMYSPDFFMSKDVVIVTVAYRLGALGFLSLDDPQLDVPGNAGLKDQILALRWVQQNIEAFGGDPKNVTLFGESAGGASTHFLTLSPQTEGLIHKAIIMSGSVLCPWTQPPRNNWAYRLAQKLGYTGDNKDKAILEFLKSVNGGEIVKASGAVLSNDEKHHRIMIAFGPVVEPYTTEHTVIDKSPRDLMNNSWSDRVPMMFGGTSFEGLLFYAEVTRRPATLDEVGNCKNMLPNDLSPTLDPKLRENYGLQLKKAYFGDEPCNQANMMKFLELCSYREFWHPIYRAALARVRQSSAPTYLYRFDHDSKLCNAIRIVLCGYQMRGVCHGDDICYIFHSMLSHQSAPDSPEYKVITGMIDIWTSFAANSDPNCESIKSLKFAPLKSETDFKCLNIREQFEVKDLPELQKIESVWNSFYAPNQL; this is encoded by the exons ATGACCACCCGCTTTATGGATATACTAAAGCTGACCTTTAA GGTGCTCAGTTTTAAGTATGAGCAGCGGAAGTTGGCCACATGCATATATTCTGTGATAAAGACGAAGTTGGGACCTGTTCGCGGAGTAAAAAGGAACACAATTTGGGGCGAAAGCTACTTTAGCTTCGAGAAGATACCCTACGCAAAGCCCCCTTTGGGAGAACTTCGCTTCAAGGCCCCGGAACCAGTGGAACCATGGGATCGGGAATTGGACTGCACTTCGGCGGCAGAGAAGCCCCTGCAAACACACCCGTTATTCCGAAAGTACGCGGGCTCAGAGGATTGCCTCTACTTAAATGTTTATGCTAGGGAT TTGCAACCGAATAAACTTCGCCCTGTGATGGTTTGGCTTTATGGAGGAGGATTTCAAGTTGGAGAGGCCTCTCGCGATATGTACAGTCCCGACTTTTTTATGTCGAAGGATGTTGTCATAGTCACTGTGGCCTATCGACTAGGAGCTTTAGGTTTCCTGAGCTTGGATGATCCGCAGTTAGATGTGCCCGGAAACGCTGGTCTCAAGGATCAAATCTTGGCCCTTCGATGGGTGCAGCAGAATATCGAGGCTTTCGGCGGTGATCCTAAAAATGTCACACTCTTTGGCGAGAGTGCCGGAGGAGCATCCACCCACTTCCTCACACTAAGTCCCCAAACCGAGGGACTTATCCACAAAGCCATCATTATGTCGGGCAGTGTTTTGTGTCCCTGGACGCAGCCACCGAGGAATAATTGGGCCTATCGCCTGGCCCAGAAATTGGGATACACTGGCGATAATAAGGACAAGGCCATCCTTGAGTTCCTGAAATCAGTAAATGGTGGCGAGATTGTTAAGGCCTCCGGGGCAGTCCTCAGCAATGACGAAAAGCATCACCGAATTATGATTGCCTTTGGACCTGTTGTAGAACCCTACACCACCGAGCACACTGTGATTGATAAATCACCCCGAGATCTAATGAATAATAGCTGGAGCGACAGGGTGCCCATGATGTTCGGAGGCACCAGTTTCGAGGGGCTGCTTTTCTATGCAG AGGTTACAAGGCGGCCAGCAACCCTGGATGAGGTGGGCAACTGCAAGAACATGCTACCGAACGATCTGAGCCCCACTTTGGATCCCAAACTGCGCGAAAACTACGGATTGCAGTTGAAGAAAGCGTACTTTGGCGACGAACCCTGCAACCAGGCCAACATGATGAAGTTCCTGGAACTGTGCTCATACCGCGAGTTCTGGCACCCTATTTATAGGGCTGCTTTGGCTCGAGTCCGCCAGTCGAGTGCTCCCACCTATCTATATCGCTTCGATCACGATTCGAAATTGTGCAATGCCATCAGGATTGTGCTTTGTGGTTATCAGATGCGAGGTGTTTGCCATGGCGACGACATCTGCTATATATTCCACAGCATGTTGTCCCACCAATCAGCGCCAGATTCCCCGGAATACAAGGTAATCACCGGAATGATCGACATTTGGACGAGTTTCGCCGCCAACAGTGATCCCAACTGCGAAAGTATAAAGTCTCTGAAGTTCGCTCCCCTTAAGAGTGAAACGGATTTCAAGTGCCTCAATATTAGGGAGCAGTTCGAAGTCAAGGATCTCCCTGAATTGCAGAAAATCGAATCAGTGTGGAACAGTTTCTACGCCCCGAATCAACTGTAG
- the LOC108013964 gene encoding uncharacterized protein, which yields MDALLKIILLISFFLIAVSLHFTMCDDVPSAEADTVVTESEEHYTASDDYDI from the exons ATGGATGCACTACTGAAAATTATCTTATTGATTAG cttttttttaattgctgtAAGCCTACACTTTACAATGTGTGATGATGTTCCATCTGCCGAAGCTGACACGGTTGTAACTGAAAGTGAGGAGCACTATACCGCATCAGATGACTACGACATTTAA